In a single window of the Streptomyces sp. CGMCC 4.7035 genome:
- a CDS encoding endonuclease/exonuclease/phosphatase family protein encodes MPSKSSTRLAALTVAAVCSTMSGVVLTTPAHADTVRIHDIQGTTRISPLAGQKVTDVAGVVTGVRTYGSSRGFWIQDPNPDDNPATSEGVFVFTSSTPKVAVGDSVTVTGTVSEYVPGGASSGNQSVTEITKPTVTVLSSGNAVPAPVVIDAKSVPAEYAPAGDTAANGSINGLALDPAQYALDYYESLEGMSVQVADARVVTATDPYSELWVTVKPHEHADHRGGTVYGSYESQNTGRLQIQSLGSTADFPAANVGDTLTGTTTGPLDYNQFGGYTLVAGELGALKSGGLQRETTHKQARGELAVATYNVENLDPSDTTFAAHASAIVNNLQSPDIVSLEEIQDNNGAKDDGTVDADQTVTKLIDAIVAAGGPQYEWRSINPVNDQDGGEPGGNIRQVFLFNPERVSFTDRAGGDSTTAVGVTKAHGKAQLTVSPGRIDPGSDAWKSSRKPLVGEFVFRGRTVFVIANHLNSKGGDQSLHAQYQPPTRSSETQRHLQATEVNAFVKDILDTQKNADVIALGDMNDFEFSDTAGILEGDGELWSAIKSLPKSERYTYDYQGNSQVLDQILVSPSIRRGCDLDYDSVHINSEFHDQISDHDPQVLRFRP; translated from the coding sequence TTGCCGAGCAAGTCATCCACGCGCCTCGCCGCGCTCACCGTCGCCGCCGTCTGCTCCACCATGTCCGGCGTCGTGCTCACCACGCCGGCGCACGCGGACACCGTGCGCATCCACGACATCCAGGGCACCACCCGGATATCGCCGCTCGCGGGCCAGAAGGTCACGGACGTGGCCGGAGTCGTCACGGGTGTGCGGACCTACGGCTCGTCGAGGGGGTTCTGGATCCAGGACCCGAACCCCGACGACAACCCGGCCACCAGTGAGGGCGTCTTCGTCTTCACCAGCTCCACCCCGAAGGTCGCCGTCGGCGATTCGGTCACGGTGACGGGCACGGTCTCGGAGTACGTCCCGGGCGGTGCCTCGTCCGGCAACCAGTCGGTGACCGAGATCACCAAGCCGACGGTGACGGTGCTCTCCAGCGGCAACGCCGTCCCGGCGCCGGTCGTCATCGACGCGAAGTCCGTGCCGGCCGAGTACGCCCCGGCGGGCGACACGGCCGCGAACGGCTCGATCAACGGCCTCGCCCTGGACCCGGCGCAGTACGCCCTGGACTACTACGAGTCCCTGGAGGGCATGAGCGTCCAGGTCGCCGACGCCCGCGTGGTCACCGCCACCGACCCGTACAGCGAGCTGTGGGTCACGGTGAAGCCGCACGAGCACGCCGACCACCGCGGCGGCACGGTCTACGGCTCCTACGAGTCCCAGAACACCGGCCGGCTCCAGATCCAGTCGCTCGGCTCGACCGCGGACTTCCCGGCCGCGAACGTCGGCGACACGCTCACCGGCACGACCACGGGCCCGCTGGACTACAACCAGTTCGGCGGCTACACCCTCGTGGCGGGCGAGCTCGGCGCTCTGAAGAGTGGCGGCCTGCAGCGGGAGACCACCCACAAGCAGGCGCGCGGCGAACTGGCCGTGGCGACGTACAACGTGGAGAACCTGGACCCGTCCGACACCACCTTCGCGGCCCACGCCTCCGCGATCGTGAACAATTTGCAGTCTCCGGACATCGTGTCCCTGGAGGAGATCCAGGACAACAACGGTGCCAAGGACGACGGCACGGTCGACGCGGACCAGACGGTGACCAAGCTGATCGACGCGATCGTCGCGGCGGGCGGCCCGCAGTACGAGTGGCGCTCGATCAACCCGGTCAACGACCAGGACGGCGGCGAACCCGGCGGCAACATCCGCCAGGTCTTCCTCTTCAACCCGGAGCGGGTCTCCTTCACCGACCGGGCGGGCGGCGACTCGACGACCGCCGTCGGCGTCACCAAGGCGCACGGCAAGGCGCAGTTGACGGTCTCCCCCGGCCGCATCGACCCGGGCAGCGACGCCTGGAAGAGCAGCCGCAAGCCGCTCGTCGGCGAGTTCGTCTTCCGCGGCAGGACGGTCTTCGTGATCGCCAACCACCTCAACTCCAAGGGCGGCGACCAGTCGCTCCACGCGCAGTACCAGCCGCCCACGCGCAGCTCGGAGACCCAGCGCCACCTCCAGGCGACCGAGGTGAACGCCTTCGTCAAGGACATCCTCGACACGCAGAAGAACGCGGACGTCATCGCGCTCGGCGACATGAACGACTTCGAGTTCTCCGACACCGCGGGGATCCTCGAAGGTGACGGCGAACTGTGGTCGGCGATCAAGTCGCTGCCGAAGAGCGAGCGGTACACATACGACTACCAGGGCAACAGCCAGGTCCTGGACCAGATCCTGGTCAGCCCGTCGATCCGCCGCGGCTGCGACCTGGACTACGACAGCGTGCACATCAACTCGGAGTTCCACGACCAGATCAGCGACCACGACCCGCAGGTGCTGCGCTTCAGGCCGTAG
- a CDS encoding ArsR/SmtB family transcription factor has protein sequence MLDVTVIEDPEAAAVSLDPIRARLLAELAAGPASAAMLAGKVGLPRQKVNYHLKALERHGLVELAGERRKGNVTERLMRATAASYVISPLALAAVQPDPDRFRDQLSARWLLALGARLVRDVGSLITGAAKARKRLATYALDGEVRFASAADRAAFIQELTAGVSSLIRKYDAPEAERGRDHRIVVAVHPTVKDQTAPELDSQSLSVAQESP, from the coding sequence ATGCTGGACGTGACCGTGATCGAAGACCCCGAGGCCGCAGCCGTCTCGCTGGACCCCATAAGGGCCCGACTGCTCGCCGAGCTGGCGGCCGGTCCCGCGTCGGCCGCCATGCTGGCCGGCAAGGTCGGGCTGCCCCGGCAGAAGGTGAACTACCACCTCAAGGCCCTGGAGCGGCACGGCCTGGTCGAGCTGGCCGGTGAGCGCCGCAAGGGCAACGTCACCGAGCGGCTGATGCGGGCCACCGCCGCGTCCTACGTGATCAGCCCGCTCGCGCTCGCCGCCGTGCAGCCCGACCCGGACCGCTTTCGCGACCAGCTCTCCGCGCGCTGGCTGCTCGCGCTCGGTGCCCGCCTCGTACGGGACGTCGGCTCGCTGATCACCGGCGCGGCCAAGGCCCGCAAGCGGCTCGCGACGTACGCGCTCGACGGCGAGGTGCGCTTCGCGTCGGCCGCCGACCGGGCCGCCTTCATCCAGGAGTTGACGGCCGGCGTCAGCTCTCTGATCCGCAAGTACGACGCGCCCGAAGCGGAGCGCGGCCGCGACCACCGGATAGTCGTGGCCGTCCATCCCACGGTCAAGGACCAGACCGCCCCGGAACTCGACAGTCAGAGCTTGTCCGTAGCCCAGGAGTCACCATGA
- a CDS encoding SRPBCC family protein — protein MTQESKEFEIVREFEVDATPEEVWEAITTGTGGYLWPMEPPEPRVGGKGPFGSTITAWDPPHRYVNRVEGVEGISQQTLNQLDHTIEPREGGRRAWVRYVHSGIFVDDWDNQYDGASKHTDFYLHTLRQYLTHFAPRPVAFATLNGPEKSMAADALTAVERALALADDAAPGAAVEVRGPEGLFGAVVDYRDPYFVGLRTDDSLIRFFGRNHWGAPVGISVHDFAPDADAKANEAAWQRWLADVFA, from the coding sequence ATGACGCAGGAATCCAAGGAATTCGAGATCGTCCGCGAGTTCGAGGTCGACGCCACTCCCGAGGAGGTGTGGGAGGCGATCACCACCGGCACCGGAGGGTATCTGTGGCCGATGGAGCCGCCCGAGCCCCGGGTGGGCGGCAAGGGCCCCTTCGGATCCACGATCACCGCCTGGGACCCGCCGCACCGCTACGTCAACCGCGTCGAGGGCGTCGAGGGCATCTCGCAGCAGACCCTCAACCAGCTCGACCACACCATCGAACCGCGCGAAGGCGGCCGGCGCGCCTGGGTCCGGTACGTGCACAGCGGCATCTTCGTCGACGACTGGGACAACCAGTACGACGGCGCGAGCAAGCACACGGACTTCTACCTGCACACCCTGCGCCAGTACCTGACGCACTTCGCGCCCCGCCCCGTCGCCTTCGCCACCCTGAACGGCCCCGAGAAGTCCATGGCCGCCGACGCCCTCACCGCAGTGGAACGGGCGCTCGCCCTCGCGGACGACGCCGCCCCGGGCGCGGCCGTCGAGGTCCGCGGACCGGAAGGCCTCTTCGGCGCCGTGGTCGACTACCGCGACCCGTACTTCGTCGGACTGCGCACCGACGACTCCCTCATCCGGTTCTTCGGCCGCAACCACTGGGGCGCCCCGGTGGGGATCAGCGTCCACGACTTCGCGCCCGATGCCGACGCGAAGGCGAACGAGGCCGCGTGGCAGCGCTGGCTGGCCGACGTGTTCGCCTGA
- a CDS encoding GntR family transcriptional regulator, with the protein MEAIRPVRRTLLRDRAYEAIRDAIVAGKIEPGAVVRDADLAERLGLSRAPVREAFSRLVDEGLLESKPQSYTRVTPVVAADVRDAAAVVGAMHELATRVAVPWLRATDMDRMRAANKRFAAAVRAGDVDTALRADDELHDVLVRAGGNRAAAATIARYTPLIRRLERRRFGEGGTCRSAGLHEQLIEACAGGDVDEAVRVTARIWRGLAELADETDEETH; encoded by the coding sequence ATGGAGGCCATCCGACCCGTGCGCCGCACCCTGCTGCGGGACCGCGCGTACGAAGCGATCCGGGACGCCATCGTGGCCGGGAAGATCGAGCCCGGAGCGGTGGTGCGGGACGCCGACCTCGCGGAGCGGCTCGGGCTGTCCCGGGCGCCCGTGCGGGAGGCCTTCTCGCGGCTCGTGGACGAGGGTCTGCTGGAGAGCAAGCCGCAGAGCTACACCAGGGTGACCCCGGTCGTCGCCGCCGACGTGCGGGACGCGGCCGCCGTGGTCGGCGCCATGCACGAACTGGCCACGCGGGTCGCCGTGCCCTGGTTGAGGGCCACGGACATGGATCGCATGCGCGCGGCCAACAAGCGGTTCGCGGCCGCCGTACGTGCCGGAGACGTGGACACGGCCCTGCGCGCCGACGACGAGCTGCACGACGTTCTCGTCCGGGCCGGCGGCAACCGCGCGGCCGCCGCCACCATCGCTCGCTACACGCCCCTCATCCGCCGCCTGGAACGGCGGCGCTTCGGCGAGGGCGGCACCTGCCGTTCGGCCGGGCTGCACGAGCAGCTGATCGAGGCCTGCGCGGGCGGTGACGTGGACGAGGCGGTCCGTGTCACGGCCCGGATCTGGCGGGGCCTGGCGGAGCTCGCCGACGAAACC
- a CDS encoding alkaline phosphatase PhoX — protein MSLTRRDFARRSALTGAGIALAGSVGALATAPGALASTDTETAGDQEEDRHGGVGYGPLIPDPKGLLALPAGFSYRVITYSGKTKLESGEFTPSNHDGTSTFDGPRGATLLVNNHELKGPRAKWKYPVPLTEGLVYDPAASGGCTVVEVRHDQVAEWVGVAGTSTNCAGGNTPWGTWLTCEETEDKAGQNGMTKDHGYVFEVDPEDRRANRDPKPIKALGRYAHEAVVVDPKRGHLYLTEDAAGPNGLLYRWTPPEGFCHGRGKLRTLADDAGRLQAFKCFDSGGKFVDDLSRATKIGTVYGVDWVDVPDRDARTTSVRKQFTDGQVTRARKLEGMWWGDGGAYIVSSYARTESPVQHDGAVWFYDPKRRTLTLKVLLGVNPDPSVDGAFDGPDNITVSPYGGLVIAEDGEGVQHLFGATDSGRTYPIARNELNIGTEEAPEYSEFTGVTFSPDGKTLFANIQEPGIMLAITGPWKRQKR, from the coding sequence ATGTCGCTCACCCGCAGGGACTTCGCCAGACGGTCCGCACTCACCGGTGCCGGCATCGCCCTGGCCGGCAGCGTCGGCGCTCTCGCCACCGCGCCGGGCGCCCTGGCGTCCACCGACACCGAGACCGCGGGCGACCAGGAGGAGGACCGGCACGGCGGGGTCGGCTACGGACCGCTGATCCCCGACCCGAAGGGCCTGCTCGCGCTGCCCGCCGGTTTCTCGTACCGCGTCATCACCTACAGCGGGAAGACCAAGCTGGAGTCGGGCGAGTTCACCCCGTCCAACCACGACGGCACCTCCACCTTCGACGGCCCCCGCGGCGCCACCCTCCTCGTCAACAACCACGAGCTCAAGGGCCCGCGCGCCAAATGGAAGTACCCCGTGCCGCTCACCGAGGGCCTTGTCTACGACCCGGCCGCGTCCGGCGGCTGCACCGTCGTCGAGGTCCGCCACGACCAGGTCGCCGAGTGGGTCGGCGTCGCCGGTACCTCCACCAACTGCGCGGGCGGCAACACCCCCTGGGGCACCTGGCTCACCTGTGAGGAGACCGAGGACAAGGCCGGTCAGAACGGCATGACCAAGGACCACGGCTACGTCTTCGAGGTCGACCCCGAGGACCGGCGCGCCAACCGCGACCCCAAGCCCATCAAGGCGCTCGGCCGCTACGCCCACGAGGCCGTCGTCGTGGACCCCAAGCGCGGTCACCTCTACCTGACCGAGGACGCGGCCGGCCCGAACGGCCTCCTGTACCGCTGGACCCCGCCCGAGGGCTTCTGCCACGGCCGCGGCAAGCTGCGCACCCTCGCGGACGACGCGGGCCGCCTCCAGGCCTTCAAGTGCTTCGACTCGGGCGGCAAGTTCGTCGACGACCTCTCCCGCGCCACGAAGATCGGCACCGTGTACGGCGTGGACTGGGTCGACGTCCCCGACCGCGACGCCAGGACCACGTCCGTGCGCAAGCAGTTCACCGACGGCCAGGTCACCCGCGCCCGCAAGCTGGAGGGCATGTGGTGGGGTGACGGCGGCGCGTACATCGTCTCCTCGTACGCCCGCACCGAGAGTCCCGTCCAGCACGACGGCGCCGTCTGGTTCTACGACCCCAAGCGCCGCACCCTGACCCTGAAGGTCCTGCTGGGCGTCAACCCCGACCCGTCCGTCGACGGCGCCTTCGACGGCCCCGACAACATCACCGTCTCTCCGTACGGCGGCCTGGTCATCGCGGAGGACGGCGAGGGCGTCCAGCACCTCTTCGGCGCGACCGACAGCGGCCGCACATACCCGATCGCCCGCAACGAACTGAACATCGGCACTGAGGAGGCGCCGGAGTACAGCGAGTTCACCGGCGTCACCTTCTCGCCCGACGGGAAGACCCTGTTCGCCAACATCCAGGAGCCGGGCATCATGCTGGCCATCACGGGTCCCTGGAAGCGTCAGAAGCGGTAA